The following DNA comes from Paenibacillus crassostreae.
TTATGCAAGCATCGTTAATACGAGTTTCTACGTCGTTCATTCGCTCTTTTAAAGCCAAAGACAAACCCACCTCACTTTATGCCAATCCAGCTAGCCATGCGCCCTGTAACCCCTCCATCTTTACGATAAGAGAAGAACAAATCATGATGACAACTTGTACACCAAGATGTACATTCGATATGAGTCGGCAATATTCCTGCTTTCATCATAATCTGTCGATTGATTTCTTTCAAGTTTAGCATCGATTTACCGTTATCTTTATACTGATACCAGTTAGTAACATGTTGATTATTACCCCTTGTATCCTTCTCTAATTCATATACCCGAGACATTACTTTATCATCTACCTCATAACAACACGCACCAATAGAAGGTCCAATAGCTGCTCGGATATCATTGATATTACTACCATAGTCTTGCTTCATCTTATCCACCATATTTGCTGCTATCTGAAGTACCGTCCCTTTCCATCCCGCATGAGCAAGCCCAACGACCTGCTTAATGGGATCTAAGAAATAGAGCGGTACACAATCTGCATAAAAAGAAGTTAATAGTACACCAGGTACATTCGTTAATAAGCCATCTGTATTCTGAAATGCAGTTGATCGATCTTTTTTTCCACGGCCTATATCAATGTGGTTGACCTTCTCAATATGATTACTATGAACCTGTTCACCACATGTCCATGAATCTAATGAAAATCCAAGTGTATCAACGATCCGCTGACGATTATTTATCACATCTATCGGATCATCATTAACATGAAAAGCACAATTCAGACTATCATAGGGTGGTTGGCTTGTTCCTCCGCTTCTTCCAGTAAAGCCAACAGTTATGCTGTGGAACTCTTGCCATGGATCCAGCATATATAGAGCAGGAATATCTTCTTTACGACTTTTCAATACAAATGGTTCCATAAAATTCACCTCTGCTCCAGTTTAACATAAATTTTTCCCTAGAACCTATTAGTAAGTCCGACGATCAGTTCGCTCTATTCGCTCAGTATCTTTCTCATCTTTAACAGCCTTTATTTCATCCATTTTTACAAGTACAACATCCGACCCAATCTTTACAATTTGATGCCAAGGAATGATTAGATCACTCCTCCCGCCGAAGAGCCCCATTAATCTTCCGTAATTTGGTACGACAATCGCTTCTATCCGTCCTTCACGAAGGTCCAGCTCTAAATCACTAATTTGACCTAAACGTTTCCCATCAATAATGTTAATAACATCCTTTGTTTGAAAGTCAGAGATCTTCATCAACACTCCACCAACCCTTTTTCAATTTTGAAAAAAGTTATATGGTTAATATATGTAAATACCTGTTCTCTATAACCGATATTCACTATCTATTCAATAAGAACAAATTACAGATGTTAGCAGACTCTTATATTCAGAAAAAAAGCGATCCCGGAGGATCGCTCTTCATATAGCTTATAGCGTCATTGTTATGACGAAATCGAAGACAAATTATCATATCTCAAGATTTAACATATTTTTGCATTTGTTGTATGGCCGATTTCTCTAATCGCGATACTTGTGCTTGTGATATACCTATTTCATCAGCAACTTCCATTTGCGTTTTCCCTTCAAAGAATCGCATGGAGAGAATCATCTTCTCTCTCTGACCTAGTCTATGCATAGCCTCTCTAAGGGCGATTTCCTCTATCCAAGAGACATCTTTATTCTTATCATCACTAATCTGATCCATGACATAGATCGGGTCACCACCATCATGATAAATAGGTTCGAACAACGATACGGGATCTTGAATCGCATCTAATGCGAACACGATATCTTCCTTCGGAACATTGAGAGCAGCTGAAATTTCGAATATCGTTGGTTCTCTACAATTCTGATTCGTCAAGGAATCACGGGCTTGAAGTGCCTTATATGCGATGTCACGTAATGAACGTGATACCCTTATCGGATTATTATCCCGCAGATACCGTCGAATTTCCCCAATAATCATGGGTACTGCATACGTCGAGAATTTTACATTTTGCCCTAAATCAAAATTATCAATAGCCTTCATTAGTCCGATACAGCCAACTTGGAATAAATCGTCGACGAATTCACCACGATTATTGAACCTTTGAATCACACTCAATACTAATCTTAGATTTCCATTGACTAACTTCTCTCTAGCTGAACGTTCATTATTTTGTTGAAGGGCATGAAACAACTCCCGCATTTCCACATTGGTTAGAACTGGAAGCTTCGCTGTGTCTACCCCGCAAATTTCAACTTTGTTTCGGGTCATGATGATTTACCTCCCAAGGAGAAACATTAATGTACATTATCTCCTCAGAGGCTCATTTTATTCCTAATCATTTCTTCAACTAGACCATCTTATTAAATTCTTTGCGTAGTCTTTTGATAATTCTCTTCTCTAATCGTGAGATATAGGACTGAGAAATTCCTAACATATCCGCTACATCTTTTTGTGTCTTCTCTTCCCCATCCTGTAAACCAAATCTCAATTCCATAATGGTCCTTTCTCTTTCAGTCAATTTCTCAAGTGCCTTATGCAATAATTTACGGTCAACTTGCTCCTCGATATTACGATAAATGATATCATTCTCTGTACCCATAACATCAGATAATAATAGTTCATTTCCATCCCAATCAATATTTAGCGGTTCATCAAAAGATACCTCGCTACGAATTTTATTATTTCGTCTTAAATACATAAGAATTTCATTTTCAATACAACGAGAAGCATATGTGGCAAGTTTTATTTTTTTCTCTGGATCAAATGTATTAACAGCCTTGATGAGTCCGATTGCCCCGATCGACACTAAATCTTCTATATTAATTCCAGTATTTTCAAATTTACGAGCAATGTATACGACCAATCTTAAATTACGTTCAATTAACATTGCACGAATCGCCGCATCACCCGTTGATAGCTTTTGCAGTAAATATTCCTCTTCCTCACGTGTTAAAGGTGGGGGAAGCGCCTCACTACCACCTATGTAATATATCTCTTCACTCTTTAATCCAAATAAAAAAAGAACCCGATAATATTGAAGTTGCGCAACCAATTTCCATTTTACTAATCTCATTTGTTTCCTCCTAAGAGTTTTCCGTAGGAAAACTTTCATCGTAACATCCAATTTTCTCATTTAGATAGCTGGCGGGATGTGATTGGTGGGTATAACTCTTGGACTCTCCGAATGATTCTCTTCTTGAACAAGATCTGGATGAATAATAGCTCGATACGCTCTTTCATTAGAAAGGGTCCCACTATCAAGTCCAATCAGCACTCTAGTATTTTTACTAACATGTCCATTCATGCTAATCTCAACTGAATCCGGCTTTAATGCTAACATGAATGCAGCACCTCGATTCACTCCACGGTATGGAACTAATCTCAGACGGTCTTGCCACATAAAATCTGATGCTTGACCTAATTCCATAATTAGTTTGTCCGCTTCACCATTAGCAAGTTTCCCTTTCCATGCTTCAGGTAGATGATCTTCCCACAATGAATACTCCATCACCATCACAGGTATTCTTGTCAAGGGATCACACAATTGATTGCCTGTATCTAACAACCCTGTACAATTGACCTGCTGTTCACCCATAATTACTTTTACATCTGCTAAATAGACTGTTCTACTATCTAATTTACGCTTTGAAGATTGAACGAGCTTATACCCATAAAGGACGATTACAAACATAGTGATAGTAAATCCAAATCCAATCTTTATTTCAAATGACATTCCTCCCGAAGTCGTAAACCATATTCCGTTCCAAAGTTCACCTGTATTTTGCAGCAAATAATGAATCCCAATAATTCCACCAGCTGCAGCAAAATTAATCATATAAAAAGCACCTATATTCCTTATATAATGTTGCAAACTGCCAAAACCGAAAGCAATCCACAACATCACTAGAGAAAGTCCGAACTTTATAAGAAAGGTATACATGAACGAAAGATCTGGTACGAACATCATAATGACATATAGGGCACCTAATAATGCTGATAGCAGGATTCGCCACCAAGGTACTCTAATCTTACGCATCCAACCCGTCAACCATATAACAATGGCATCAATCAATAGATTAACGATAAAAATAAGATCGATATAGACAACCATGATCCTCACCTACCTGAATATTTAATCTAAGAGGAAGGAAGTCTGCAGTTTTCAAAGTTTCTCTTTTTGAACTTGGGTGATACTTTTAGTATAGAAAGAGTTCATTCCAAAGTCTGTCTAATCCTGGGAGCAAAGGATATGTTATTTTTGTCGAAAGAAAACATAAAAAAGCCTAATTCACCCTTAGGGAAATTAGACTTCGGTTGATTTCTATTCTTCTAATAACAATTTAATCATTATTCGAGCGTGATCGATTCCGCAAAAATGTTGGAATATCTAGTTGATCACTACTAGGTTGGTTGCCAAATGGACGCAAATTATTGTTGCGATTCTCAACTGGCTCACTCTCAGAAGCACCTGGTTTACGAACTTGAGCATGTGGTGCAATTTGTTTATGCTCAAAACCAGTGGCAATCACTGTTACTTTAATATCGTCCTTCATCTCTTCATCGATAATGGCACCAAATATCATATTCACATCTGGATCTGAAGCAGAAGTAACAATCTCCGCAGCTTCATTCACTTCATAGAGCGATAAGTTAGAACCACCCGTAATATTCATAATAACACCACGAGCACCTTCAATTGAAGTTTCCAACAATGGACTCATAATAGCTTTACGAGCCGCTTCTGCCGCCCGATTCTCACCATTTGCTATTCCTATTCCCATTAATGCTGAACCACGTTCTGTCATAATAGTCTTCACGTCTGCAAAGTCAAGATTGATAAGACCTGGTACTGCAATAAGATCTGATATCCCTTGTACTGCTTGACGGAGAACATTATCTGCTTCTCTAAACGCTTCTAACATCGGTGTCTTCTTATCTACAATTTCCAATAGACGATCATTAGGAATTACAATTAAAGTGTCTACTTTTTCTTTTAGTGCTTCAATTCCTAACTCTGCTTGTGAGAAACGTTTTCTGCCTTCAAAAGTAAAAGGTCTAGTAACCACCCCTACTGTCAGTGCTCCACATTCTCTAGCAATCTCAGCAATAACAGGAGCAGCACCCGTTCCAGTTCCGCCACCCATTCCTGCAGTGACAAACACCATGTCAGCACCCTTCAATGTATTCGAAATAAGCTCTCGAGATTCCTCAGCAGCTTTCTTACCCACTTCAGGATTAGCACCCGCTCCAAGACCTCTTGTAAGCTTGTCCCCAATCTGAAGTTTGTGTTCCGATTTAGCCATATGTAGTGCTTGAGCATCTGTGTTAACCGTGATAAATTCTACACCTTGTACACCATTCTCAATCATTCGGTTGACAGCATTACTACCTCCACCGCCAACACCTATCACTTTAATCTGAGCTAAACTCTCCATTCCAAAATCAAATTCCAACATACTGTCCCATCTCCCCCTCGTTGTGCATGGATGGCTCGTTCACAGTTATATGAACACCTTATATAAACTCACTAAACATATTTTTTAAACGTTCCACCAACCCTGGTTTCTGTGGCTTACCTTGATTAGACGCAGGATTCACCTTATTGTTACGATTAGGTGGCTTCTTGGTGTTCAACGTCGAGTTATTACGCACACGATAGTTTCGTAGAACATTATGAAGTATCCCAACACCGCTAGTAAAACCTGGATCTCTCACCCCAATATAATCTGGAACAGCAATCCGTACAGACGCAGAGAGTTCACCCTGTGCTACCTGCAGAACGCCAGGCATCGTAACTGTTCCACCAGTCAGGATATATCCACCAGGAAGTTCTTTATAACCAAGACGTTTAACTTCTTGATGAAGAAGATAGAATATTTCTTGAATTCGCGGTTCCACAATGGCTGCCAAATCTTGTTGACTAAATTCTTTTTCCACATTACTTCCAATACGTGTTACCTTAAAGACAACATCTGGCGCAGCATCATCTACTAATGCGCATCCATACTTCAATTTAACCTTTTCAGCTTGATCCGTCAATGTACGTAAACCATAAGCAATATCATTGGTTACATACTCTCCACCAATAGGTAAAGTCGAAGTAGCAACCATAGTTCCTTCTTCGAAAATAGCAATACTCGTAGTACCAGCACCAATATCAACTAGTACCGAACCCATAGTCTTTTCGTCTTTCGAAAGAGCCATTTGACCAGCTGCTAATGACATTAAAACCAGATCTTTAATTTTCAGACCAGATTTCTCTACACAACGTAAAAGATTATGTATGGCTGTTTTGGCACCTGTAATAATAATTGCCTCAACTTCCAAGCGTACACCGATCATTCCGCGTGGATCTTGAATCCCCTCAAGACCATCCACAACGTATTGCTTTGCAACGACATCAATAATTTCACGGTCAGGAGGTAAAGCGACAACTTCTGCGGCTTTTAATACCCGTTCAATGTCCTCTTCTCCAATTTCCCGATCCTCGTTCGATACTGCCACTACTCCGTGGCTTGATTGAAGTCCAATATGATTCCCTGATATGCCGACATATACTTCAGATATTTGGATACCAACCATACGTTCCGCGTGATCTACTGCATTACGGATAGATTGTACAGTCTGGTCAATATCTACAATTGCACCTTTGCGTATTCCTTCTGAGTCGGCAGATCCAACTCCAATAATATTAAAGGTTCCATTATTTACTTCCCCAATAATAGCACGAACTTTGGATGTACCGATGTCCAAACTAACAATGATATCATTGTTGCTCAACTGTGGCACCTCCTGTTCCTTCATAAATGTTAGAAATGTTAGGTTATTTGTAAATATACTCTCTACTTATTCAACACATCTTTAATTTTCCCTCTTTTTTCTACATTTTTTTTAAAAGGTAAAAAATGAGAAGGATTTATTTGATACTAAAATATACTGAGAGAGAAGTTGAACTTGTCCATAAAATTAATTGTAGCATTTTTTACTAGTTATTAGAAGTACTTTCCCCATTTTCCAGTTCACTATTTAATGGAAGAAACGGTACGTATGAATCTGCTTCTAACATCGTAATAAGTCCTGGCTCCTCTGTCTCTATCACTTGATTAAGATATTCAACTTTGTCCTTGAGAATAGATACAGCCGTGATCACTTCAAATTTAGAACGTGTGTACAATTTGATACGATCTGGAAAGGAAACCGTTGGTGATGGGATGATCTCAGAGATATCTGAAATTAATTGATTGGGAATCTCGCCAAGTGCTTGAGTCAGTTGCAATTTAAACGGGTCAGAAGGATCCCACTTCGTTAATATAGGCTTTTCCACTGCAATACCAATAGAATCCACAGGAATCATAGCCCCACTCGATAAAATAGCCATAAGAGTTCCTCTTTCACCCACTTCATAAGCAACTGTTGGATACTCCTGAATCTGTATTATTATTTGACCTGGAAAATTCTTATTCACCGTAACATGCTGAACCGAGTTGATAGTCATCAATTTTTGCTTCAAAGTTGAAGTAGAGACTCCAAAAAATTGACCATCAACATTAAATTCACCGGTTAGTAACATTTGCTCACGTGTAGTAAACGTATTACCCTTAAATTGAATTTCTGAGATTCGGCTTAACGGTGACCTAAAGAAAAGAACTGCAAGTATAACCACAAACAATAACATTAGTATTAGAATAATTTTGCGACTGGTTTTCATTCTTTTTGGTTTATTAGGTTTAAGTGCGGGTATTATTAATTTTGACATATCAACTCTCCATAAAATGCCTCTTATCCCCTCAGCATTAGAGGGGATAAGCAGGACCTTAGTTCGCCAAATCTAACTGTTTGTGCACCGGAGTATGTCGTTGAATATCAGCTCCAAGCTTCTGGAATAATACTTCAATTTGATCATATCCTCGATCTATATGGTGCACTTGCTCTATAATTGTTTTTCCTTGTGCAGCCAAACCGGCAATAACTAATGCAGCGCCTGCCCTCAAATCTGTTGCTTCGACTGTAGCCCCGTACAACCTTTGAACTCCACGAATAAAAGCACAATTAAGATCAATAGAAATATCAGCACCCATAACAGTTAATTCATTAACATGTTTAAATCTACCTTCGAAGACCGTCTCTTTCATCACACTAAATCCATCTGACAAAGCTAACAATATCATAAACTGTGATTGTAAATCAGTTGGGAATGATGGGTAAGGCGATGTAACAATCCGCTCCACTGCTCGAGGGCGGCTCATACAACTTACGGTCATTATATCATTGCAGACACCTATTTGAACACCAGCTCGTTTCAAGACATGTATAAGTGACGTCAGATGCGCAGGATTACAATGAGTTAACGTCACATTACCTCGAGTTG
Coding sequences within:
- the pgeF gene encoding peptidoglycan editing factor PgeF, whose amino-acid sequence is MEPFVLKSRKEDIPALYMLDPWQEFHSITVGFTGRSGGTSQPPYDSLNCAFHVNDDPIDVINNRQRIVDTLGFSLDSWTCGEQVHSNHIEKVNHIDIGRGKKDRSTAFQNTDGLLTNVPGVLLTSFYADCVPLYFLDPIKQVVGLAHAGWKGTVLQIAANMVDKMKQDYGSNINDIRAAIGPSIGACCYEVDDKVMSRVYELEKDTRGNNQHVTNWYQYKDNGKSMLNLKEINRQIMMKAGILPTHIECTSWCTSCHHDLFFSYRKDGGVTGRMASWIGIK
- a CDS encoding YlmC/YmxH family sporulation protein, with amino-acid sequence MKISDFQTKDVINIIDGKRLGQISDLELDLREGRIEAIVVPNYGRLMGLFGGRSDLIIPWHQIVKIGSDVVLVKMDEIKAVKDEKDTERIERTDRRTY
- the sigG gene encoding RNA polymerase sporulation sigma factor SigG; this translates as MTRNKVEICGVDTAKLPVLTNVEMRELFHALQQNNERSAREKLVNGNLRLVLSVIQRFNNRGEFVDDLFQVGCIGLMKAIDNFDLGQNVKFSTYAVPMIIGEIRRYLRDNNPIRVSRSLRDIAYKALQARDSLTNQNCREPTIFEISAALNVPKEDIVFALDAIQDPVSLFEPIYHDGGDPIYVMDQISDDKNKDVSWIEEIALREAMHRLGQREKMILSMRFFEGKTQMEVADEIGISQAQVSRLEKSAIQQMQKYVKS
- the sigE gene encoding RNA polymerase sporulation sigma factor SigE yields the protein MRLVKWKLVAQLQYYRVLFLFGLKSEEIYYIGGSEALPPPLTREEEEYLLQKLSTGDAAIRAMLIERNLRLVVYIARKFENTGINIEDLVSIGAIGLIKAVNTFDPEKKIKLATYASRCIENEILMYLRRNNKIRSEVSFDEPLNIDWDGNELLLSDVMGTENDIIYRNIEEQVDRKLLHKALEKLTERERTIMELRFGLQDGEEKTQKDVADMLGISQSYISRLEKRIIKRLRKEFNKMV
- the spoIIGA gene encoding sigma-E processing peptidase SpoIIGA, with the protein product MVVYIDLIFIVNLLIDAIVIWLTGWMRKIRVPWWRILLSALLGALYVIMMFVPDLSFMYTFLIKFGLSLVMLWIAFGFGSLQHYIRNIGAFYMINFAAAGGIIGIHYLLQNTGELWNGIWFTTSGGMSFEIKIGFGFTITMFVIVLYGYKLVQSSKRKLDSRTVYLADVKVIMGEQQVNCTGLLDTGNQLCDPLTRIPVMVMEYSLWEDHLPEAWKGKLANGEADKLIMELGQASDFMWQDRLRLVPYRGVNRGAAFMLALKPDSVEISMNGHVSKNTRVLIGLDSGTLSNERAYRAIIHPDLVQEENHSESPRVIPTNHIPPAI
- the ftsZ gene encoding cell division protein FtsZ: MLEFDFGMESLAQIKVIGVGGGGSNAVNRMIENGVQGVEFITVNTDAQALHMAKSEHKLQIGDKLTRGLGAGANPEVGKKAAEESRELISNTLKGADMVFVTAGMGGGTGTGAAPVIAEIARECGALTVGVVTRPFTFEGRKRFSQAELGIEALKEKVDTLIVIPNDRLLEIVDKKTPMLEAFREADNVLRQAVQGISDLIAVPGLINLDFADVKTIMTERGSALMGIGIANGENRAAEAARKAIMSPLLETSIEGARGVIMNITGGSNLSLYEVNEAAEIVTSASDPDVNMIFGAIIDEEMKDDIKVTVIATGFEHKQIAPHAQVRKPGASESEPVENRNNNLRPFGNQPSSDQLDIPTFLRNRSRSNND
- the ftsA gene encoding cell division protein FtsA, which produces MSNNDIIVSLDIGTSKVRAIIGEVNNGTFNIIGVGSADSEGIRKGAIVDIDQTVQSIRNAVDHAERMVGIQISEVYVGISGNHIGLQSSHGVVAVSNEDREIGEEDIERVLKAAEVVALPPDREIIDVVAKQYVVDGLEGIQDPRGMIGVRLEVEAIIITGAKTAIHNLLRCVEKSGLKIKDLVLMSLAAGQMALSKDEKTMGSVLVDIGAGTTSIAIFEEGTMVATSTLPIGGEYVTNDIAYGLRTLTDQAEKVKLKYGCALVDDAAPDVVFKVTRIGSNVEKEFSQQDLAAIVEPRIQEIFYLLHQEVKRLGYKELPGGYILTGGTVTMPGVLQVAQGELSASVRIAVPDYIGVRDPGFTSGVGILHNVLRNYRVRNNSTLNTKKPPNRNNKVNPASNQGKPQKPGLVERLKNMFSEFI
- a CDS encoding cell division protein FtsQ/DivIB, with amino-acid sequence MSKLIIPALKPNKPKRMKTSRKIILILMLLFVVILAVLFFRSPLSRISEIQFKGNTFTTREQMLLTGEFNVDGQFFGVSTSTLKQKLMTINSVQHVTVNKNFPGQIIIQIQEYPTVAYEVGERGTLMAILSSGAMIPVDSIGIAVEKPILTKWDPSDPFKLQLTQALGEIPNQLISDISEIIPSPTVSFPDRIKLYTRSKFEVITAVSILKDKVEYLNQVIETEEPGLITMLEADSYVPFLPLNSELENGESTSNN